In Streptomyces sp. NBC_00483, a single window of DNA contains:
- a CDS encoding S9 family peptidase produces the protein MTIETFPRQHARTQRFTLGAPRAFTVAPDGERVAFLRSSSGTDRANALWVLDVVSGQERVVADPVALLGGAAENLSAEERARRERSREGGAGIVGYATDATAELAAFALSGRLFTAELRVGTARELRVPGPVLDPRPSPDGRHIAYVARGALRVVGAEGEDDRALAEPESGTVTYGLAEFAAAEEMSRYRGHWWSPDSDRLLVARADDADVRRWWIADPAHPDREPARVAYPRAGTPNADVRLFAYDLEGNRTEVTWDRKAYPYLARVHWSADGAPLLLVQARDQRSALYLAVNTDDGSTRMVHADEDDAWLELLPGVPCWSPSGQLVRIADEGGARVLAVGERPLTGPQLHVRAVLDVGENDVLVSASAGVDAESPETGEVHVYRVNELGMQRVSMEPGAHSAVRSGDGAVTVLVSSTPDSPGARARVEREGKHVTDITSHADRPLLTPRVTLTEAAGIPCAVLLPSSYEEGDGPLPVLMDPYGGPHGQRVVAAHNPHLTSQWFADQGFAVIVADGRGTPGVSPGREKSIHGDFTLTLDDQVTALYALADRFPLDLSKVAMRGWSYGGYLAALAVLRRPDVFHAGIAGAPVTDWRLYDTHYTERYLGDPATSPETYAKSSLVTDDGLTEAAEQHRPMLIVHGLADDNVVVAHALRLSSALLADGRPHEVLPLSGVTHMTPQEQVAENLLLLQVDFLKRSLGL, from the coding sequence ATGACCATCGAGACCTTCCCCCGTCAGCACGCGCGTACTCAGCGCTTCACGTTGGGGGCGCCGCGCGCCTTCACCGTGGCGCCGGACGGCGAGCGCGTCGCCTTTCTGCGTTCCTCCTCGGGTACCGATCGGGCGAACGCGCTGTGGGTGCTTGACGTGGTGAGTGGTCAGGAACGGGTGGTCGCCGACCCTGTGGCCCTGCTCGGCGGGGCGGCGGAGAACCTGTCGGCCGAGGAGCGGGCCCGGCGCGAGCGCAGCCGCGAGGGTGGCGCGGGCATCGTGGGCTACGCGACGGACGCCACCGCCGAGTTGGCCGCGTTCGCCCTGTCGGGGCGCCTGTTCACGGCCGAGCTGCGGGTCGGCACCGCGCGGGAACTGCGCGTACCGGGGCCGGTGTTGGACCCGCGACCCTCCCCCGACGGGCGGCACATCGCGTACGTCGCCCGGGGCGCGCTGCGCGTCGTCGGCGCGGAGGGCGAGGACGACCGGGCGCTCGCGGAGCCGGAGTCGGGGACCGTGACGTACGGGCTCGCGGAGTTCGCCGCTGCCGAGGAGATGTCCCGGTACCGCGGCCACTGGTGGTCGCCCGATTCGGACCGCCTGCTCGTGGCCCGCGCCGACGACGCGGACGTACGGCGCTGGTGGATCGCCGACCCCGCGCACCCGGACCGGGAGCCGGCCCGCGTCGCCTACCCCCGCGCCGGGACGCCCAACGCCGACGTGCGCCTCTTCGCGTACGACCTCGAAGGCAACCGCACCGAGGTGACGTGGGACCGCAAGGCGTACCCGTACCTGGCCCGTGTGCACTGGTCGGCGGACGGCGCCCCGCTGCTCCTGGTCCAGGCCCGCGACCAGCGCAGCGCGCTCTACCTCGCGGTGAACACGGACGACGGATCGACGCGGATGGTGCACGCCGACGAGGACGACGCGTGGCTCGAGCTGCTGCCCGGTGTGCCGTGCTGGTCGCCGAGCGGGCAGCTCGTGCGGATCGCCGACGAGGGCGGCGCGCGGGTCCTCGCGGTGGGCGAGCGACCGCTGACCGGGCCCCAGCTGCACGTCCGCGCGGTGCTCGACGTGGGCGAGAACGACGTGCTCGTCTCCGCATCCGCCGGGGTCGACGCCGAGTCGCCCGAGACCGGCGAGGTGCACGTCTACCGGGTCAACGAGCTCGGGATGCAGCGCGTCTCCATGGAGCCCGGCGCGCACTCCGCGGTCCGCTCCGGGGACGGCGCCGTCACCGTCCTCGTCTCGTCGACACCGGACTCACCCGGCGCACGGGCGCGCGTGGAGCGCGAGGGGAAGCACGTCACCGACATCACCTCGCACGCCGACCGCCCGCTGCTCACCCCGCGCGTGACACTCACGGAGGCCGCGGGCATCCCGTGCGCCGTTCTCCTGCCCTCCTCTTACGAGGAGGGGGACGGTCCGCTGCCGGTCCTCATGGATCCGTACGGCGGCCCGCACGGGCAGCGCGTCGTGGCCGCCCACAACCCGCATCTGACCTCGCAGTGGTTCGCCGACCAGGGCTTCGCGGTGATCGTCGCGGACGGCCGGGGCACGCCCGGTGTCTCGCCGGGCCGCGAGAAGTCGATCCACGGCGACTTCACGCTCACCCTCGACGACCAGGTCACTGCGCTGTACGCGCTGGCAGACCGGTTCCCGCTCGACCTCTCCAAGGTCGCGATGCGCGGCTGGAGTTACGGCGGCTACCTGGCGGCGCTCGCCGTGCTGCGCCGCCCCGACGTCTTCCACGCGGGCATCGCGGGCGCCCCGGTCACGGACTGGCGGCTGTACGACACGCACTACACGGAGCGCTACCTGGGCGACCCGGCCACCTCCCCGGAGACGTACGCGAAGAGCTCCCTGGTGACCGACGACGGGCTCACGGAGGCCGCCGAGCAGCACCGTCCGATGCTCATCGTGCACGGGCTCGCGGACGACAACGTGGTCGTGGCGCACGCCCTGCGGCTGTCCTCCGCGCTGCTCGCGGACGGCCGCCCGCACGAGGTGCTCCCGCTGTCCGGCGTGACCCACATGACGCCCCAGGAGCAGGTCGCCGAGAATCTGCTGCTGCTCCAGGTCGACTTCCTGAAGCGGTCGTTGGGGCTGTAG
- the mshB gene encoding N-acetyl-1-D-myo-inositol-2-amino-2-deoxy-alpha-D-glucopyranoside deacetylase gives MTEMPGRRLLLVHAHPDDESINNGATMAKYAAEGAQVTLVTCTLGEEGEVIPDELAHLAPDREDILGPHRIGELAAAMKELGVTDHRFLGGPGRFRDSGMMGAPQNEREGAFWSTDLDEAAAHLVAVIRETRPQVLITYDPDGGYGHPDHIQAHRVAMRAAELAAETAFRRDLGEPHAIAKVYWNRVPRTVVEERFRWLADVLDATPFDVAAVVDDVPGVVDDERIAAAIDGRPYAERKAAAMRAHATQVDVPEAGAVFALSNGLAQPLFDIEYYELVRGEPGSPYEKDLFEGLEGVTER, from the coding sequence ATGACGGAAATGCCAGGTAGGCGCCTGCTCCTCGTGCATGCGCACCCCGACGACGAGTCGATCAACAATGGCGCCACCATGGCCAAGTACGCCGCCGAAGGCGCCCAGGTCACGCTGGTGACCTGCACCCTCGGCGAAGAGGGCGAGGTCATTCCGGACGAACTGGCGCATCTCGCGCCGGACCGGGAGGACATTCTCGGCCCGCACCGGATCGGCGAGTTGGCCGCCGCCATGAAGGAGCTCGGCGTCACCGACCACCGCTTCCTCGGCGGCCCCGGGCGGTTCCGCGACTCCGGAATGATGGGCGCCCCGCAGAACGAGCGGGAGGGTGCCTTCTGGTCCACGGATCTCGACGAGGCCGCGGCCCACCTCGTCGCCGTGATCCGCGAGACCCGCCCGCAGGTCCTGATCACGTACGACCCCGACGGGGGCTACGGGCACCCCGACCACATCCAGGCCCACCGCGTCGCGATGCGCGCCGCGGAGCTCGCCGCCGAGACCGCCTTCCGGCGCGACCTCGGGGAGCCGCACGCGATCGCGAAGGTCTACTGGAACCGCGTGCCGCGCACGGTCGTCGAGGAGCGGTTCCGGTGGCTCGCGGACGTGCTCGACGCCACACCCTTCGACGTCGCCGCCGTGGTGGACGACGTGCCCGGAGTCGTCGACGACGAGCGGATCGCCGCGGCGATCGACGGCCGGCCGTACGCGGAGCGGAAGGCGGCCGCGATGCGCGCGCACGCCACCCAGGTCGACGTGCCGGAGGCGGGCGCCGTCTTCGCGCTGTCCAACGGGCTCGCGCAGCCGCTGTTCGACATCGAGTACTACGAGTTGGTGCGGGGCGAGCCCGGATCGCCGTACGAGAAGGACCTGTTCGAGGGTCTTGAGGGAGTGACCGAACGATGA
- a CDS encoding DUF6113 family protein, translating to MSGDKSGRAAASSGKAAPGKVAPGGATPGGAAAQSVDLPFGFGGFGAGRTAALLVLFVLGAVVAVGGALVQGGWFPGGLLLALVGAAGLFLGGARLAGGRAGAVAPAAGWVLAVILLTASRPEGDFLFGAGLGSYLFLLGGMAVAVMCATFWLPGQPPAPAARLGK from the coding sequence ATGAGCGGCGACAAGAGCGGGCGGGCCGCGGCGTCCAGCGGCAAGGCGGCTCCCGGCAAGGTGGCTCCCGGCGGGGCGACTCCCGGCGGGGCGGCGGCGCAGAGCGTCGACCTGCCCTTCGGCTTCGGCGGGTTCGGGGCCGGGCGGACGGCCGCCCTGCTTGTCCTTTTCGTCCTCGGCGCGGTCGTCGCGGTCGGCGGGGCGCTCGTCCAAGGGGGCTGGTTCCCGGGCGGGTTGCTGCTCGCGCTCGTCGGGGCGGCCGGCCTGTTCCTCGGAGGGGCGCGCCTCGCGGGAGGTCGCGCGGGGGCGGTCGCGCCCGCAGCCGGCTGGGTGCTTGCGGTGATCCTGCTCACCGCGAGCCGCCCCGAGGGCGACTTTTTGTTCGGCGCAGGACTCGGCTCGTACCTCTTCCTCCTCGGAGGGATGGCAGTCGCTGTGATGTGCGCCACCTTCTGGCTGCCCGGGCAACCACCCGCGCCCGCCGCCCGACTTGGGAAGTGA
- a CDS encoding ABC transporter ATP-binding protein, with amino-acid sequence MTTHAAVTFSGVTKTYGTVRAVDGLGLELHAGETVALLGPNGAGKSTTLDLLLGLRPADTGEVRVFGTSPREAITAGRVGAMLQSGGLMDEVTVRELVRLGCALHPKPYPADEVLARAGLTQIADRKVNKLSGGQEQRVRFALATAGDSDLIVLDEPTTGMDVSARQAFWATMREQAEQGRTVLFATHYLEEADAIADRVLVLHRGRLLADGTAAEIKAKAGARRVSFDLEGEIDEAAIKGLPFLTGVAVSGQTVRIQSTDADATVHALYGLGVYPRNLEVAGLGLEQAFVAITEAEEAKSL; translated from the coding sequence ATGACGACACACGCAGCGGTCACCTTCAGCGGGGTGACGAAGACGTACGGCACCGTACGGGCGGTCGACGGCCTGGGCCTCGAACTGCACGCGGGCGAGACGGTCGCCTTGCTCGGCCCGAACGGCGCGGGCAAGTCCACCACCCTCGACCTGCTCCTCGGCCTGCGCCCCGCCGACACCGGCGAGGTCCGGGTCTTCGGCACGAGCCCCCGCGAGGCGATCACGGCGGGCCGGGTCGGCGCCATGCTGCAGAGCGGCGGCCTGATGGACGAGGTGACCGTGCGCGAACTCGTCCGGCTCGGCTGCGCCCTGCACCCGAAGCCGTACCCGGCCGACGAGGTCCTGGCCCGCGCGGGACTCACGCAGATCGCCGACCGCAAGGTCAACAAGCTCTCGGGTGGCCAGGAGCAGCGCGTCCGCTTCGCCCTCGCCACGGCCGGCGACAGCGACCTCATCGTCCTCGACGAGCCGACGACCGGCATGGACGTGAGCGCCCGGCAGGCGTTCTGGGCGACCATGCGCGAGCAGGCAGAGCAGGGCCGCACGGTGCTGTTCGCCACGCACTACCTGGAGGAGGCGGACGCGATCGCCGACCGCGTCCTCGTGCTGCACCGCGGCCGCCTCCTCGCCGACGGCACGGCCGCCGAGATCAAGGCGAAGGCCGGCGCCCGCAGGGTTTCCTTCGACCTGGAGGGCGAGATCGACGAGGCCGCGATCAAGGGCCTGCCGTTCCTCACCGGAGTGGCCGTCAGCGGACAGACCGTCCGCATCCAGTCCACCGACGCCGACGCGACCGTGCACGCGCTGTACGGGCTCGGCGTCTACCCGCGCAATCTCGAAGTCGCCGGACTCGGCCTGGAACAGGCCTTCGTGGCGATCACCGAGGCCGAGGAGGCCAAGTCGCTGTGA
- a CDS encoding ABC transporter permease, with translation MNSLIKLELTRAFRNRKFLFFSVIYPSVLFLLIAGQADTTTMVDGTGLSLPAFMMVSMASFGALTAVLMGNSERIAKERENGWVRQLRLTTLPGRGYVLAKTASAAVVSLPSIVIVFVVAAAFKDVRLDAWQWLALTGSIWAGSLVFAALGVAIGYLASGDAVRPITMITYFGLSILGGLWIPMSGFPQWLQNIAEWLPTHAYAALGQAIELGGAPDAKDVALLVAYFLIFAGGAAWLYRKDTLKA, from the coding sequence GTGAACAGTCTGATCAAGCTCGAACTCACCCGGGCCTTCCGCAACCGGAAGTTCCTGTTCTTCTCGGTGATCTACCCGTCCGTGCTGTTCCTGCTGATCGCGGGCCAGGCCGACACCACCACCATGGTCGACGGCACGGGCCTGAGCCTCCCCGCGTTCATGATGGTCTCGATGGCCTCCTTCGGCGCGCTCACCGCCGTCCTCATGGGCAACAGCGAGCGCATCGCGAAGGAGCGGGAGAACGGCTGGGTACGGCAGTTGAGGCTCACCACGCTGCCCGGACGCGGCTATGTCCTCGCCAAGACCGCGAGCGCCGCCGTCGTCTCGCTCCCGTCCATCGTGATCGTCTTCGTCGTGGCCGCGGCCTTCAAGGACGTACGCCTCGACGCCTGGCAGTGGCTCGCGCTCACCGGCTCGATCTGGGCCGGCAGCCTCGTCTTCGCCGCGCTCGGCGTGGCCATCGGCTATCTCGCCTCCGGCGACGCCGTCCGGCCGATCACGATGATCACGTACTTCGGCCTGTCGATCCTGGGCGGCCTGTGGATCCCGATGAGCGGATTCCCGCAATGGCTGCAGAACATCGCGGAATGGCTGCCCACGCACGCGTACGCTGCCCTCGGCCAGGCCATCGAGCTGGGTGGCGCCCCCGACGCCAAGGACGTCGCGCTGCTTGTCGCGTACTTCCTGATCTTCGCGGGCGGCGCGGCCTGGCTGTACCGGAAGGACACGTTGAAGGCGTGA